TTCGATCCGGATGATGCCAATATCGTGTGCGCCATCATCGAAATGGCCCACAAGCTGCAGTTGAACACGCTGGCCGAAGGTGTGGAAAGCCGGCAGATTGCCGACCTGCTACTGCAGATGGGGTGTGACCAAGTGCAGGGTTACTATTATTCCCGCCCGGTGCCGATTGACCAGTTACAGGTTTATTTGCGCAGCCGGCAAGCCGCCACGCAGGCTCAGCCGGGGGGCAGGTAGGACGGGTGACCAGGCGGAATCAGGTCGGTCACCAGAAAGTCGATAAAGGCGCGGATGGCCGGCGACAGGCCGCGCCGGGTGGTGAAGGCGGCATGCAGAATGCCCCACGGGCTGTCGAAGGCGGGCAGCAGTCTGACCAGCCGACCTTGCTGCAGTGCCTCGTCGCACACCATCACCGGCAGGGCGGCCACGCCCAGTCCGGCAATGGCAGACTCCAGCAGCACCAGCAGATCGTCGGTCATCAGGCGCGGATTATCGATCTGCAGGCTGTAGGTGTGGCCGGCCTGATCCAGCAGCTGCCATTGGCCGCGCCCGTCCGGACGGCTCATGGTGAGCGCGGGCAGCCCGGCCAGTTCTGCCGGTGATTGCGGCATCGGGTGCTGTTGCATGAAGGCCGGGCTGGCCACCAGGATGACCTGGCTCACTGCCAGCTGGCGTACTACCAGATTGGCGCTGTTGTCTATGCTGTTGCGCACCCGTAGCGCCACATCAATATTGTCTTCTATCAGGTCTACCCGCCGGCTGGTGGCTTCCAGTGCTACCCGTACCTGCGGATAGCGCTGCATGAAGCGCGGCAATACCGGGGCCAGAAGGGTCTTGGCCAGCAGTTCCGGACAGCTGACCCGCACCAGCCCGCGCGGCTCGGCGGTAATGCGCGAGATGGCATCGTCAGCGGCTTCTGCCTCTGCCAGCATGGCCTGGCAGTGTTGGTAATAGCTGCTGCCTACCTCGGTAAGCGCCAGGCGACGGGTGGTACGTTGCAACAGGCGCACGCCCAGCCGCTCTTCCAGTTCGGCTACCCGCCGTGACAGGCGGGACTTGGGAATGCCCAACATACGGCTGGCCGCCATGAAGCCACCAAATTCCACCAC
The sequence above is drawn from the Aquitalea denitrificans genome and encodes:
- a CDS encoding LysR substrate-binding domain-containing protein → MQDLNDLLYFAKVVEFGGFMAASRMLGIPKSRLSRRVAELEERLGVRLLQRTTRRLALTEVGSSYYQHCQAMLAEAEAADDAISRITAEPRGLVRVSCPELLAKTLLAPVLPRFMQRYPQVRVALEATSRRVDLIEDNIDVALRVRNSIDNSANLVVRQLAVSQVILVASPAFMQQHPMPQSPAELAGLPALTMSRPDGRGQWQLLDQAGHTYSLQIDNPRLMTDDLLVLLESAIAGLGVAALPVMVCDEALQQGRLVRLLPAFDSPWGILHAAFTTRRGLSPAIRAFIDFLVTDLIPPGHPSYLPPG